In one Bactrocera tryoni isolate S06 chromosome 5, CSIRO_BtryS06_freeze2, whole genome shotgun sequence genomic region, the following are encoded:
- the LOC120778373 gene encoding uncharacterized protein LOC120778373: protein MKTQFLVFTFLVFYLLSTEACNTDQDRAICANLLRRCQETEGSRPTPNPVESLTAFNTQCRASVGTSWRDVTRCNLVRAICEITIVRCQKVTCSSVQALIQ, encoded by the exons ATGAAGACACAGTTTTTAGTGTTCACTTTCTTAG TTTTTTATCTGCTCAGCACTGAAGCCTGCAACACGGACCAGGATCGTGCAATTTGTGCGAACCTTCTACGGCGCTGTCAGGAAACCGAAGGCAGCAGACCCACTCCAAACCCGGTAGAGAGCTTGACCGCATTCAACACTCAGTGCCGAGCCAGTGTTGGTACCAGCTGGCGCGATGTAACTCGTTGTAACTTGGTGCGGGCAATATGTGAAA TTACTATTGTGCGTTGCCAAAAGGTCACTTGTAGCAGTGTTCAGGCACTCATTCAATAG